One Thermodesulfobacteriota bacterium DNA window includes the following coding sequences:
- a CDS encoding YcaO-like family protein, translating to MINQEIGYILKKETTRQQTGFFVVAPDDRGMTLEAALKLLEERPLDSYLHQHVITALTGTAPDRAGQLLNPPDAGENIIRRALEAEYLLLTRGRDHLLQHVSADTIRDLSRLTPLIYLRSVLEPDQPLHCQWTAFFRENIRRHQPLSPPDQTGLPPLAFGKRSSAPTVTVAALAASLPKPGGPSSNPVPPGITADLAAERLDRSGVSLGPLMRHEASLSPIGLLRTWRMAIRVDNGRNRYTLGGEQTAFGRGLSLDAARASLMMEIVERCSAFASVSAHGLENYRNGYTLRRASYSELIREGTDQDGAGTADVLDPASLALEAAYRDQPLHWVRGETPVPDREGVGTRPIWIPAQCLFLFCNLDEPDLFSGLGSTGLAAGNTPAQAKVAGLMEITERHQAATVPFDPATCFRLLARDPQVTDLLEAYRRAGIDLWFQDITPPCGIPCCRCFAVEKSGEIHTGAAAHLDARRAILSAITENTCPFPEAPATRPAPADLTLVGYENLPDYSTGDPAADLALVETLLLKNNYRPCYVDLTRSDIDLPVVRAIIPGMELLGDFDAYSRIHPDLYRNYLALF from the coding sequence TTGATAAACCAGGAAATCGGCTACATTCTCAAGAAGGAAACGACCCGGCAGCAGACCGGGTTTTTTGTCGTCGCGCCTGACGACAGGGGCATGACCCTGGAGGCCGCCTTAAAGCTGCTGGAAGAGCGGCCATTGGACAGTTATCTCCACCAGCATGTAATAACGGCCCTCACCGGGACGGCGCCGGACAGGGCCGGGCAGTTATTGAATCCGCCGGATGCGGGAGAAAACATCATCCGTCGGGCACTGGAAGCGGAATATCTGCTGCTGACCAGGGGTCGAGATCATCTTTTGCAACATGTTTCAGCGGATACGATCCGAGACTTGAGCCGGCTCACGCCGCTGATTTATCTGCGTTCCGTTCTGGAGCCGGATCAGCCCCTTCATTGCCAATGGACGGCGTTTTTCAGGGAAAACATCCGGCGCCATCAGCCCCTTTCACCTCCGGATCAAACCGGCCTGCCGCCGCTGGCTTTTGGGAAAAGGTCGTCCGCACCGACCGTTACGGTGGCTGCGCTGGCTGCTTCATTACCGAAACCCGGCGGGCCGTCGTCAAACCCGGTTCCTCCCGGCATCACGGCCGATCTGGCGGCCGAACGGCTGGATCGGTCCGGCGTCAGCCTGGGGCCGCTCATGCGCCACGAAGCCAGTTTGAGCCCCATCGGCCTGCTGCGGACCTGGCGAATGGCGATCCGCGTTGACAACGGCCGCAACCGATACACCCTTGGCGGCGAGCAGACGGCCTTCGGACGGGGCCTGTCCCTGGACGCGGCCCGGGCTTCCCTGATGATGGAGATCGTGGAACGGTGCTCGGCCTTTGCTTCAGTGTCCGCCCACGGACTGGAAAATTATCGCAACGGATATACCCTGCGCCGGGCTTCATACAGCGAGTTGATCCGGGAAGGCACGGACCAGGACGGCGCCGGAACCGCTGATGTTCTGGATCCGGCGAGTCTGGCCCTGGAAGCGGCCTACCGGGACCAGCCCCTGCACTGGGTAAGGGGTGAAACGCCTGTACCGGACCGGGAAGGAGTCGGCACCCGGCCAATATGGATCCCGGCCCAGTGCCTCTTTCTCTTCTGCAACCTGGATGAACCCGACCTGTTTTCCGGACTGGGCTCCACCGGTCTGGCCGCCGGCAACACGCCGGCCCAGGCCAAAGTGGCCGGCCTCATGGAAATAACCGAGCGGCACCAGGCCGCCACCGTGCCCTTTGACCCGGCCACCTGTTTCCGCCTCCTGGCGCGCGATCCACAAGTAACCGACCTGCTTGAAGCCTATCGCCGGGCGGGCATCGATCTCTGGTTCCAGGACATTACCCCACCTTGCGGTATTCCCTGCTGCCGCTGTTTTGCAGTGGAGAAAAGCGGCGAAATACACACCGGCGCGGCCGCCCACCTGGACGCCCGGCGGGCCATCCTGTCCGCCATAACGGAAAACACCTGCCCCTTCCCGGAAGCACCGGCCACACGCCCGGCGCCGGCAGACCTGACGCTGGTCGGTTATGAAAACCTGCCCGATTATTCCACCGGAGATCCTGCCGCTGACCTGGCTCTTGTGGAAACCCTGCTTTTAAAAAACAACTACCGGCCGTGTTACGTCGATCTGACCCGGTCCGACATCGATCTGCCGGTGGTCCGGGCGATCATACCGGGCATGGAATTGCTGGGCGATTTTGACGCTTATTCCCGAATACATCCGGACCTTTACCGCAACTACTTGGCGCTGTTTTAA